Proteins found in one Litorihabitans aurantiacus genomic segment:
- a CDS encoding DUF2752 domain-containing protein, which translates to MIEPRPTPAATRRGRGAWSLPAGLAGVLLGGGALLAVRSPHVAGSYGVCPSAVLGFACPGCGGLRATHDLVHGDLAGAWAHNPLVVVGVAVALVLVVRWTRDAARGVTPWSPPTGAAVTVAVVLVLFTVARNIPVLTPFLGPLAVP; encoded by the coding sequence TTGATCGAACCACGCCCCACGCCCGCGGCCACCCGCCGCGGGCGTGGGGCGTGGTCGCTCCCGGCCGGTCTCGCGGGCGTGCTGCTCGGTGGCGGCGCCCTCCTCGCCGTCCGCTCGCCGCACGTCGCGGGGAGCTACGGCGTGTGCCCGAGCGCCGTCCTGGGGTTCGCCTGCCCCGGCTGCGGCGGGCTGCGCGCGACGCACGACCTGGTGCACGGCGATCTCGCGGGCGCGTGGGCCCACAACCCCCTGGTCGTGGTGGGCGTCGCCGTCGCCCTCGTGCTCGTGGTGCGGTGGACGCGCGACGCCGCGCGCGGCGTGACGCCGTGGAGCCCGCCGACCGGTGCGGCCGTCACCGTCGCGGTCGTCCTCGTCCTGTTCACGGTGGCGCGGAACATCCCGGTGCTGACCCCCTTCCTCGGACCTCTCGCGGTGCCGTGA
- the trpC gene encoding indole-3-glycerol phosphate synthase TrpC → MSVLEDIVAGVQQDVAARKAVTSLDELKQRAAARPSAKTCHDRLKVAEAVQVIAEIKRASPSKGDLAEIPDPAALASSYESGGAAVVSVLTEERRFKGSLADLDAVRGAVDIPVLRKDFVVTPYQIWEARAHGADLVLLIVAALEQTVLTSFVERIHSLGMSALVEAHNAEEARRAVDAGAQIVGINARDLKTLEVDRRTFAAVVDVLPDRVAKIAESAVRGPHDVVEHARAGADAVLVGETLVRSGDPRSAVADLVAAGAHPALRALRH, encoded by the coding sequence GTGAGCGTGCTCGAGGACATCGTCGCCGGAGTTCAGCAGGACGTGGCTGCCAGGAAGGCCGTCACGAGCCTCGACGAGCTCAAGCAGCGCGCTGCCGCCCGACCCTCGGCGAAGACCTGCCACGACCGTCTCAAGGTCGCCGAGGCCGTCCAGGTGATCGCCGAGATCAAGCGGGCGAGTCCCAGCAAGGGCGACCTGGCCGAGATCCCCGATCCCGCCGCCCTCGCGAGCTCGTACGAGTCCGGTGGCGCCGCGGTCGTGTCCGTGCTGACCGAGGAGCGTCGTTTCAAGGGGTCGCTGGCCGACCTCGACGCCGTGCGCGGCGCCGTCGACATCCCGGTGCTGCGCAAGGACTTCGTCGTCACCCCGTACCAGATCTGGGAGGCGCGCGCGCACGGCGCCGACCTCGTGCTGCTCATCGTGGCGGCGCTCGAGCAGACCGTGCTGACCTCGTTCGTGGAGCGCATCCACTCCCTCGGGATGTCGGCCCTCGTCGAGGCGCACAACGCCGAGGAGGCGCGCCGCGCCGTCGACGCCGGCGCCCAGATCGTCGGTATCAACGCGCGCGACCTCAAGACCCTCGAGGTCGACCGGCGCACGTTCGCCGCGGTCGTGGACGTGCTGCCCGACCGGGTCGCCAAGATCGCCGAGTCCGCCGTGCGCGGCCCGCACGACGTCGTCGAGCACGCCCGTGCGGGCGCCGACGCGGTGCTGGTCGGCGAGACGCTCGTGCGCTCGGGCGACCCGCGCTCCGCCGTCGCCGACCTCGTGGCCGCCGGGGCGCACCCGGCGCTGCGCGCCCTGCGGCACTGA
- the trpB gene encoding tryptophan synthase subunit beta, translated as MADAAGPYFGDFGGRWVPEALVAALDELTEVWQKAQLDPEFVAELGRLQREYVGRPSPLTEAPRFAERIGGVRVFLKREDLNHTGSHKINNVLGQALLVKRMGKTRVIAETGAGQHGVATATACAMLGLECIVYMGEKDTERQALNVARMRLLGATVVPVTIGSRTLKDAVNEALRDWVANVETTHYLLGTAAGPHPFPQMVRDFQRIIGEEARAQLLERTGALPAAVTACVGGGSNAIGIFNAFLDDDGVALFGFEAGGHGSGEGEHAARFAGGSVGVLQGAKSYVLHDADGQILPTDSISAGLDYASVGPEHAWLHQIGRVTYAPVTDTEAMDAFRLLCLTEGIIPAIESAHALAGAIRVADRVKAAHADAEELPVILINLSGRGDKDVATAGRWFEVLEPGDAEAKEGRA; from the coding sequence ATGGCCGACGCCGCCGGCCCCTACTTCGGCGACTTCGGCGGTCGCTGGGTCCCCGAGGCCCTGGTCGCGGCGCTCGACGAGCTGACGGAGGTCTGGCAGAAGGCGCAGCTCGACCCCGAGTTCGTCGCCGAGCTCGGGCGGCTGCAGCGCGAGTACGTCGGTCGGCCCTCGCCGCTGACCGAGGCGCCGCGGTTCGCCGAGCGGATCGGCGGTGTCCGGGTCTTCCTCAAGCGCGAGGACCTCAACCACACCGGCTCGCACAAGATCAACAACGTGCTCGGCCAGGCGCTGCTCGTGAAGCGCATGGGCAAGACCCGCGTCATCGCGGAGACGGGCGCGGGTCAGCACGGCGTCGCGACGGCGACCGCGTGCGCGATGCTCGGCCTGGAGTGCATCGTCTACATGGGGGAGAAGGACACCGAGCGGCAGGCGCTGAACGTCGCGCGGATGCGGCTGCTCGGCGCCACGGTCGTGCCGGTGACGATCGGCTCGCGCACGCTCAAGGACGCGGTCAACGAGGCGCTGCGCGACTGGGTCGCGAACGTCGAGACCACCCACTACCTGCTCGGCACCGCCGCCGGTCCGCACCCGTTCCCGCAGATGGTGCGCGACTTCCAGCGGATCATCGGCGAGGAGGCGCGCGCGCAGCTGCTCGAGCGCACCGGCGCGCTGCCGGCTGCAGTCACCGCGTGCGTCGGGGGCGGGTCGAACGCGATCGGCATCTTCAACGCCTTCCTCGACGACGACGGCGTGGCGCTGTTCGGCTTCGAGGCCGGCGGTCACGGTTCCGGTGAGGGCGAGCACGCTGCCCGGTTCGCCGGCGGATCGGTCGGGGTGCTGCAGGGCGCCAAGAGCTACGTCCTGCACGACGCCGACGGCCAGATCCTCCCCACCGACTCGATCTCCGCCGGTCTCGACTACGCGAGCGTCGGCCCCGAGCACGCGTGGCTGCACCAGATCGGCCGGGTCACCTACGCGCCCGTGACCGACACCGAGGCGATGGACGCCTTCCGCCTGCTGTGCCTGACCGAGGGCATCATCCCGGCGATCGAGAGCGCGCACGCGCTCGCCGGCGCGATCCGCGTGGCCGACCGCGTGAAGGCCGCGCACGCCGACGCCGAGGAGCTCCCCGTGATCCTCATCAACCTCTCGGGTCGCGGGGACAAGGACGTGGCGACGGCGGGCCGCTGGTTCGAGGTCCTCGAACCCGGCGACGCCGAGGCGAAGGAGGGACGCGCGTGA
- the trpA gene encoding tryptophan synthase subunit alpha, which produces MTAASRATGTTTAAAIDAARAEGRAALIGYLPLGFPDLETSVAAARAMVQAGADVVELGLPYTDPVLDGPVIQHAADRALAGGVRTRDVFGAVERIAETGAAVAVMSYWNPILRYGVDAFARDLAAAGGAGLITPDLVPDEGADWVAASDAHGLDRVFLVAPSSTPERLALTAAASRGFVYAASVMGVTGTRTSVGEAAQRLVADTRAAGAERVCVGLGVSTPVQAAEIATYADGVIVGSALVRALGTDGDLEALRSTTAALAAGVRGEGR; this is translated from the coding sequence GTGACCGCGGCGTCCCGCGCCACGGGGACCACGACCGCCGCCGCGATCGACGCGGCGCGCGCGGAGGGTCGCGCCGCGCTCATCGGCTACCTGCCGCTCGGCTTCCCCGACCTCGAGACGTCGGTCGCCGCCGCGCGCGCGATGGTCCAGGCGGGTGCCGACGTCGTCGAGCTCGGTCTGCCCTACACCGATCCGGTCCTCGACGGTCCGGTGATCCAGCACGCCGCCGACCGCGCGCTCGCGGGCGGGGTGCGCACGCGCGACGTGTTCGGGGCGGTCGAGCGGATCGCGGAGACCGGCGCCGCCGTCGCGGTCATGAGCTACTGGAACCCGATCCTGCGCTACGGCGTCGACGCCTTCGCGCGCGACCTGGCCGCCGCCGGGGGAGCGGGTCTGATCACGCCGGACCTCGTCCCCGACGAGGGCGCCGACTGGGTCGCCGCCTCCGACGCGCACGGGCTCGATCGCGTCTTCCTCGTCGCGCCCAGCTCGACGCCGGAGCGGCTCGCGCTCACCGCCGCGGCGAGCCGCGGCTTCGTCTACGCCGCCTCCGTCATGGGGGTCACGGGGACGCGCACGAGCGTCGGCGAGGCCGCCCAGCGGCTCGTGGCCGACACCCGCGCCGCGGGTGCCGAGCGCGTCTGCGTCGGCCTCGGCGTCTCCACCCCGGTGCAGGCGGCCGAGATCGCGACCTACGCCGACGGCGTGATCGTCGGCTCGGCGCTCGTGCGGGCGCTGGGCACGGACGGCGACCTCGAGGCGCTGCGATCCACGACGGCCGCGCTGGCCGCCGGAGTGCGGGGAGAGGGCCGATGA
- the lgt gene encoding prolipoprotein diacylglyceryl transferase, producing MTTLAAGIPSPTQGTWYLGPFPLRAYALAILIGGILAYVLLVRRYRARGGPEEQVGTVVTWAVVMGIIGARIYHVITSPDAYFGPDGDLKLIPQIWNGGLGIWGAISLGAVGAWIGLRRAGLRFAPFADALAPGLLVAQAVGRIGNYFNQELYGRETTLPWGLQIDRFPDVLFHPTFLYELIWNLVAAAALIAAERRFRLGHGRVFLLYVVLYTAGRGVIESLRIDEAQLIAGLRLNVWTSILVGVAALVAFVVVGRRHPGGRTGEAEEIWLPGRAPEPAPESGRGAGAGAGAGTAEEAGDGDPEALVEEDPLDAAARDRTATAERPAPGRSVAEE from the coding sequence ATGACCACGCTGGCCGCCGGCATCCCGAGCCCGACCCAGGGCACCTGGTACCTCGGGCCGTTCCCGCTGCGGGCCTACGCCCTGGCCATCCTCATCGGCGGCATCCTCGCCTACGTGCTGCTGGTGCGCCGCTACCGCGCGCGCGGCGGACCCGAGGAGCAGGTCGGGACGGTCGTGACCTGGGCGGTCGTGATGGGCATCATCGGTGCGCGGATCTACCACGTGATCACCTCGCCCGACGCCTACTTCGGCCCCGACGGCGACCTGAAGCTCATCCCGCAGATCTGGAACGGCGGGCTCGGGATCTGGGGTGCGATCTCGCTCGGCGCCGTCGGCGCGTGGATCGGCCTGCGCCGCGCCGGACTGCGGTTCGCGCCGTTCGCCGACGCGCTCGCGCCCGGCCTGCTGGTCGCGCAGGCGGTGGGCCGCATCGGCAACTACTTCAACCAGGAGCTCTACGGCCGGGAGACCACCCTGCCGTGGGGTCTGCAGATCGACCGGTTCCCGGACGTCCTGTTCCACCCCACGTTCCTGTACGAGCTGATCTGGAACCTCGTGGCGGCGGCCGCGCTCATCGCGGCCGAGCGGCGGTTCCGGCTCGGCCACGGGCGGGTGTTCCTGCTGTACGTCGTCCTGTACACGGCCGGCCGCGGCGTCATCGAGTCGCTGCGGATCGACGAGGCGCAGCTGATCGCCGGGCTGCGGCTCAACGTGTGGACGTCCATCCTCGTGGGCGTCGCGGCGCTCGTCGCGTTCGTGGTCGTGGGCCGCCGGCACCCCGGTGGGCGCACGGGTGAGGCCGAGGAGATCTGGCTGCCCGGGCGGGCGCCGGAGCCGGCACCCGAGTCCGGTCGGGGCGCCGGGGCGGGCGCCGGGGCGGGCACCGCGGAGGAGGCCGGCGACGGCGACCCCGAGGCCCTCGTCGAGGAGGACCCGCTCGACGCGGCGGCACGTGATCGGACCGCGACAGCCGAGCGTCCAGCACCTGGTCGTTCGGTGGCGGAAGAGTAA
- a CDS encoding glutamate synthase subunit beta, with translation MADPRGFLRTRERELPTYRPVELRLADWAEVHEQRTEGSPYLKRQAGRCMDCGVPFCHQGCPLGNLIPEWNDLVWRDQPADAIDRLHETNNFPEFTGRICPAPCESSCVLGINQPPVTIKNVEVSIIDEAWERGLVVPVVPERLTDSTVAVVGSGPAGLAAAQQLTRAGHTVVVFEKDDAIGGLLRYGVPDFKLGKHHIDRRVAQMEAEGTRFRTGVTIGQDMTWDDLRARFDAVVVAVGASVPRGLKVEGDDLPGVEWAMSYLSQANAVVGGAEVTDQISAQGKNVVIIGGGDTGSDCLGTALRQGAASVTTLAIGQEPPIERPADQPWPTTPRIMEISSSHEEGGDREFLASTVQLLGTDRVTGLRVAETEYLEDGRRAPKAGTEREVPADLVLIAMGFTGPDATTAADQIGLAVSPRGPIERGDDYATAVPGVFVAGDAGRGQSLIVWAIAEGRACAAAVDTYLTGSTELPSPVTPSDHGFAA, from the coding sequence ATGGCTGATCCCCGCGGATTCCTCCGCACCCGCGAGCGCGAGCTCCCGACCTACCGGCCCGTCGAGCTGCGGCTGGCGGACTGGGCGGAGGTGCACGAGCAGCGCACCGAGGGCAGCCCGTACCTCAAGCGGCAGGCCGGCCGCTGCATGGACTGCGGCGTGCCGTTCTGCCACCAGGGGTGCCCGCTCGGGAACCTCATCCCGGAGTGGAACGACCTGGTGTGGCGCGACCAGCCGGCCGACGCCATCGACCGGCTGCACGAGACCAACAACTTCCCCGAGTTCACGGGCCGCATCTGCCCCGCGCCGTGCGAGAGCAGCTGCGTGCTGGGGATCAACCAGCCGCCGGTGACGATCAAGAACGTCGAGGTCTCGATCATCGACGAGGCGTGGGAGCGCGGGCTCGTCGTCCCGGTCGTGCCGGAGCGGCTCACCGACTCCACCGTCGCCGTCGTCGGCTCGGGCCCCGCCGGGCTCGCCGCCGCGCAGCAGCTCACCCGCGCCGGTCACACCGTGGTCGTGTTCGAGAAGGACGACGCGATCGGCGGTCTGCTGCGCTACGGCGTCCCGGACTTCAAGCTCGGCAAGCACCACATCGACCGCCGCGTGGCGCAGATGGAGGCGGAGGGCACGCGCTTCCGCACCGGCGTCACCATCGGGCAGGACATGACGTGGGACGACCTGCGCGCGCGGTTCGACGCCGTCGTGGTCGCGGTCGGCGCGAGCGTCCCGCGCGGCCTCAAGGTCGAGGGGGACGACCTCCCGGGCGTCGAGTGGGCCATGTCCTACCTCTCGCAGGCCAACGCGGTCGTGGGCGGTGCCGAGGTGACCGACCAGATCTCAGCGCAGGGCAAGAACGTCGTCATCATCGGCGGCGGTGACACCGGATCGGACTGCCTCGGCACCGCGCTGCGCCAGGGTGCCGCGAGCGTCACCACGCTGGCCATCGGGCAGGAGCCGCCGATCGAGCGCCCGGCCGACCAGCCGTGGCCGACGACGCCGCGCATCATGGAGATCTCGAGCTCGCACGAGGAGGGCGGGGACCGCGAGTTCCTCGCCTCGACCGTGCAGCTGCTCGGCACCGACCGCGTCACCGGTCTGCGCGTGGCCGAGACCGAGTACCTCGAGGACGGGCGGCGCGCTCCGAAGGCTGGCACCGAGCGCGAGGTGCCGGCCGACCTCGTGCTGATCGCCATGGGCTTCACCGGCCCCGACGCGACGACCGCCGCGGACCAGATCGGCCTCGCGGTCTCGCCGCGCGGGCCGATCGAGCGGGGCGACGACTACGCCACCGCCGTCCCCGGCGTCTTCGTGGCGGGCGACGCCGGCCGCGGCCAGTCCCTCATCGTGTGGGCGATCGCGGAGGGCCGGGCGTGCGCGGCCGCCGTCGACACCTACCTCACCGGGTCCACCGAGCTCCCCTCGCCCGTGACCCCCTCCGACCACGGTTTCGCCGCCTGA
- a CDS encoding TIGR03862 family flavoprotein, protein MGRVHPADLRAWCAGLGQPTFVGSSRRVFPEAFRANPLVRAWRGRLAEQGVRIETRQRWVGWADGAAPSGGPPALLVAAPDGDVRTVAPDVVVLALGGASWPRLGSDGSWTDHLAVRGVELAPWRAANVGLRVAWSEVFVERFAGVPLKHVALRVRGERRAEVRGDAMLTATGVEGGPVYALGAAVRAALDARGTCTLEVDLRPDATAGDLEGRLRRRRPRDSGTTWLRRTLGLDLAAIGLLREAGGGALPADPAVVAALVKAAPVTVTATMPIERAISSAGGVAWSEVDEHLMLRRLPGVFLAGEMLDWEAPTGGYLLQACFSTGAQAGRGALRHLAGGGSADVREPSH, encoded by the coding sequence GTGGGACGCGTTCACCCCGCCGACCTGAGGGCGTGGTGCGCCGGGCTCGGACAGCCGACCTTCGTCGGGTCCAGCCGAAGGGTCTTCCCCGAGGCGTTCCGGGCCAACCCGCTCGTGCGCGCGTGGCGTGGGCGACTGGCCGAGCAGGGGGTGCGGATCGAGACCCGGCAGCGCTGGGTCGGGTGGGCCGACGGGGCGGCACCGTCGGGCGGGCCGCCCGCGCTGCTGGTCGCCGCGCCCGACGGTGACGTGCGCACGGTGGCGCCCGACGTCGTCGTCCTGGCGCTCGGGGGTGCGTCGTGGCCGCGTCTCGGCTCGGACGGTTCCTGGACCGACCATCTCGCGGTACGGGGTGTCGAGCTCGCCCCCTGGCGCGCCGCCAACGTCGGGCTGCGCGTGGCGTGGTCGGAGGTGTTCGTCGAGCGCTTCGCCGGGGTCCCCCTCAAGCACGTGGCGCTGCGCGTGCGGGGAGAGCGCCGTGCCGAGGTGCGCGGCGACGCGATGCTCACGGCGACGGGTGTCGAGGGCGGCCCTGTCTACGCGCTCGGCGCGGCGGTCCGCGCGGCGCTGGACGCCCGGGGCACCTGCACGCTGGAGGTCGACCTGCGTCCGGACGCGACCGCCGGCGACCTCGAGGGGCGCCTGCGCCGCCGTCGCCCGCGGGACTCGGGCACCACCTGGCTGCGTCGCACGCTCGGGCTGGATCTCGCGGCGATCGGTCTGCTGCGCGAGGCCGGCGGCGGTGCGCTGCCGGCCGACCCCGCCGTCGTCGCCGCACTGGTCAAGGCCGCCCCCGTGACGGTGACGGCTACCATGCCGATCGAGCGTGCCATCTCGAGCGCCGGGGGAGTGGCGTGGTCGGAGGTGGACGAGCACCTCATGCTGCGTCGGCTCCCGGGTGTCTTCCTGGCGGGCGAGATGCTCGACTGGGAGGCGCCGACGGGCGGGTACCTGCTCCAGGCGTGCTTCAGCACCGGGGCGCAGGCGGGGCGCGGGGCTCTGCGACACCTCGCCGGAGGCGGTTCGGCCGACGTTCGTGAGCCATCTCACTGA
- a CDS encoding ANTAR domain-containing response regulator — MSTENENFAADDAAPQDESQETPAGIGRGRRVVVAEDEALIRMDVVETLVDAGFDVVGEAGDGETAVQLATDLKPDLVVMDVKMPVLDGISAAERIGRDRIAPVVLLTAFSQTELVERARDAGAMAYVVKPFTQADLLPAIEIALHRHSEIVALEGEVADFADRFETRKRVDRAKGLLMTRMGLTEPEAFRWIQKTSMDRRLTMREVADAVIDQVGDED, encoded by the coding sequence GTGAGCACCGAGAACGAGAACTTCGCCGCCGACGACGCCGCCCCGCAGGACGAGTCGCAGGAGACCCCCGCGGGCATCGGCCGGGGTCGGCGCGTCGTCGTGGCCGAGGACGAGGCCCTCATCCGCATGGACGTCGTGGAGACGCTCGTGGACGCGGGCTTCGACGTCGTCGGCGAGGCCGGCGACGGCGAGACCGCGGTGCAGCTCGCCACCGACCTCAAGCCCGACCTCGTGGTGATGGACGTGAAGATGCCCGTCCTCGACGGGATCTCCGCCGCCGAGCGCATCGGCCGCGACCGCATCGCGCCCGTGGTGCTCCTCACGGCGTTCTCGCAGACCGAGCTGGTCGAGCGCGCTCGCGACGCCGGAGCCATGGCCTACGTCGTGAAGCCCTTCACGCAGGCAGACCTGCTGCCCGCGATCGAGATCGCCCTCCACCGCCACTCCGAGATCGTGGCGCTCGAGGGTGAGGTCGCCGACTTCGCCGACCGCTTCGAGACTCGCAAGCGCGTCGACCGCGCCAAGGGCCTCCTCATGACCCGGATGGGCCTGACCGAGCCCGAGGCGTTCCGCTGGATCCAGAAGACGTCCATGGACCGCCGACTCACCATGCGCGAGGTCGCCGACGCCGTCATCGACCAGGTCGGCGACGAGGACTGA
- a CDS encoding ABC transporter substrate-binding protein: MNRSIARVAAVAGAVALVLAACSSGNEGDSTDTDGGGSGDGGGDALHIGTLLPVTGSLAQLGPPEIAGVDLAVQEINEAGGIFGSDVQVTHTDSSDTENAAVATESSQRLISEGVHAIIGAASSGVTFNVIDDITGANIVEISPANTATDLSGYSDFYFRTAPPDTVQGDALANLMIADGAADVATIVFNDPYGTSLRDVVEGVVTEAGGTLVYGSQGQEFDPNESNFSSIVSDTIAASPDAIAVIAFTTQTPLIVRELAAQGWDMSRVYFVDGNLQNFGTEGDVGFPEGTLEGAKGTLPGAFPTEEFQGRLLEVDPGLNDFSYGAESYDATMLAALAALKGGEASGQAIQENMAAVSGADGGTECTGWEECSALIEDGEDIAYQAVSGVGPFNDANDPSSAFIGIYQFGADNTYTFVESVQGEVPSS; encoded by the coding sequence ATGAACCGATCCATCGCGCGCGTCGCGGCGGTTGCGGGCGCTGTCGCGCTCGTCCTGGCTGCGTGCAGCAGCGGCAACGAGGGCGACTCGACCGACACCGACGGCGGCGGCTCCGGCGACGGCGGCGGCGACGCCCTCCACATCGGCACGCTGCTGCCGGTGACCGGTTCGCTCGCCCAGCTCGGCCCGCCCGAGATCGCGGGTGTCGACCTCGCGGTCCAGGAGATCAACGAGGCCGGTGGCATCTTCGGCAGTGACGTCCAGGTGACCCACACGGACTCCTCCGACACCGAGAACGCGGCCGTCGCGACGGAGTCGTCGCAGCGCCTCATCTCGGAGGGCGTGCACGCGATCATCGGCGCCGCCTCCTCGGGCGTGACCTTCAACGTCATCGACGACATCACGGGCGCCAACATCGTCGAGATCTCGCCGGCCAACACGGCCACCGACCTCTCGGGCTACAGCGACTTCTACTTCCGCACCGCGCCGCCGGACACGGTCCAGGGTGACGCGCTCGCGAACCTCATGATCGCCGACGGCGCCGCGGACGTCGCGACCATCGTCTTCAACGACCCCTACGGCACCTCGCTGCGCGACGTCGTCGAGGGTGTCGTGACCGAGGCCGGCGGCACGCTCGTCTACGGCTCGCAGGGCCAGGAGTTCGACCCCAACGAGAGCAACTTCTCCTCGATCGTCTCCGACACCATCGCCGCGAGCCCCGACGCGATCGCGGTCATCGCGTTCACGACGCAGACGCCGCTGATCGTGCGCGAGCTCGCCGCGCAGGGCTGGGACATGAGCCGCGTCTACTTCGTCGACGGCAACCTGCAGAACTTCGGCACCGAGGGTGACGTCGGCTTCCCCGAAGGCACGCTCGAGGGCGCGAAGGGCACCCTCCCGGGTGCCTTCCCGACCGAGGAGTTCCAGGGTCGCCTGCTCGAGGTCGACCCGGGCCTGAACGACTTCTCCTACGGCGCCGAGTCCTACGACGCCACGATGCTCGCGGCCCTCGCCGCGCTCAAGGGTGGCGAGGCCTCCGGCCAGGCGATCCAGGAGAACATGGCGGCCGTCTCGGGCGCCGACGGCGGCACCGAGTGCACCGGCTGGGAGGAGTGCTCGGCGCTGATCGAGGACGGCGAGGACATCGCCTACCAGGCCGTCTCCGGTGTCGGTCCGTTCAACGACGCCAACGACCCGTCCTCGGCGTTCATCGGCATCTACCAGTTCGGCGCCGACAACACGTACACGTTCGTCGAGTCGGTCCAGGGCGAGGTTCCCTCCTCCTGA